From Orcinus orca chromosome 3, mOrcOrc1.1, whole genome shotgun sequence, a single genomic window includes:
- the DOCK6 gene encoding dedicator of cytokinesis protein 6 isoform X2, with protein sequence MAVAERRAFAHKINRTVAAEVRKQVSRERSGSPHSSRRCSSSLGVPLTEVIEPLDFEDVLLSRPPDAEPGPLRDLVEFPADDLELLLQPRECRTTEPGIPEDGKLDAQVRAAVEMYTEDWIIAHRRYQHLSAAYSPITLETQRERQKGLTRQVFEQDASGDERSSPDDSDDPRHSSGSPDDTPRSSGASGIFDLRNLAADSLLPSLLERMAPEDVDRRNEALRRQHRSRALLTLYPAPDEDEAVERCSRPEPPREHFGQRILVKCLSLKFEIEIEPIFGILALYDVREKKKISENFYFDLNSDSMKGLLRAHGTHPAISTLARSAIFSVTYPSPDIFLVIKLEKVLQQGDISECCEPYMVMKEVDTAKNKEKLEKLRLGAEQFCTRLGRYRMPFAWTAVHLANIVSSAGQSDRDSDSEGERRPTWTDRRRRGPQDRTSSGDDACSFSGFRPATLTVTNFFKQEAERLSDEDLFKFLADMRRPTSLLRRLRPVTAQLKIDISPAPENPHFCLSPELLHVKPYPDPRGRPTKEILEFPAREVYAPHTSYRNLLYVYPHSLNFSSRQGSVRNLTVRVQYMAGEDPSQALPVIFGKSSCSEFTREAFTPVVYHNKSPEFYEEFKLRLPACVTENHHLLFTFYHVSCQPRPGTALETPVGFTWIPLLQHGRLRTGPFCLPVSVDQPPPSYSVLTPDVALPGMRWVDGHKGVFSVELTAVSSVHPQDPYLDKFFTLVHVLEEGAFPFRLKDAVLSESTVEQELRASLVALRLASPEPLVAFSHHVLDKLVRLVVRPPIIGGQIVNLGRVAFEAMAHVVSLVHRSLEAAQDARGHCPLLAAYVYYAFRLPGTEPSLPGGAPKVTLQPATLAHGPGRPASLYLARSKSISSSNPDLAVAPGSVDDEVSRILASKGIDRSHSWVNSAYAPGGSKAVLRRAPPYCGADPRQAIDRSSSRTSSYLEGSSSTPPATQPRPTVQKLLHEELALQWVVSGSAVREAVLQHAWFFFQLMVKSMALHLLLGQKLDTPRKLRFPGRFLDDIAALVGSVGLEVITRVHKDVELAEHLNASLAFFLSDLLSLVDRGFVFSLVRAHYKQVATRLQSAPNPAVLLTLRMDFTRILCGHEHYVTLNLPCCPLSPPASPSPSVSSTTSQSSTFSSQTPDPKVISMFELSGSFRQQHFLAGLLLTELALALEPEAEGASLLHKKAISAVHSLLCGHDADPRYAEATVKARVAELYLPLLSLARDTLPRLHDFAEGPGQRSRLASMLDSDTEGEGDMGGTINPSVAMAIAGGPLAPGSRASISQGPATAARSGCALSAESSRTLLVCVLWVLKNAEPALLQRWAADLALPQLGRLLDLLYLCLAAFEYKGKKAFERINSLTFKKSLDMKARLEEAILGTIGARQEMVRRSRERSPFGNQENVRWRKSVTHWRQTSDRVDKTKDEMEHEALVDGNLATEASLVVLDTLEIIVQTVMLSEARESILGAVLKVVLYSLGSAQSALFLQHGLATQRALVSKFPELLFEEDTELCADLCLRLLRHCGSRISAIRTHASASLYLLMRQNFEIGHNFARVKMQVTMSLSSLVGTTQNFSEEHLRRSLKTILTYAEEDVGLRDSTFAEQVQDLMFNLHMILTDTVKMKEHQEDPEMLIDLMYRIARGYQGSPDLRLTWLQNMAGKHAELGNHAEAAQCMVHAAALVAEYLALLEDSRHLPVGCVSFQNISSNVLEESAISDDILSPDEEGFCSGKHFTELGLVGLLEQAAAYFTMGGLYEAVNEVYKTLIPILEAHRDYKKLAAVHGKLQEAFTKIMHQSSGWERVFGTYFRVGFYGARFGDLDEQEFVYKEPSITKLAEISHRLEEFYTERFGEDVVQIIKDSNPVDKTKLDPQKAYIQITYVEPHFDTYELKDRVTYFDRNYGLRTFLFCTPFTPDGRAHGELPEQHKRKTLLSTDHAFPYIKTRIRVCHREETVLTPVEVAIEDMQKKTRELAFATEQDPPDAKMLQMVLQGSVGPTVNQGPLEVAQVFLAEIPQDPKLFRHHNKLRLCFKDFCKKCEDALRKNKALIGPDQKEYHRELERNYSRLREALQPLLTQRLPQLLVPNTAGFRNSLNRASFRKADL encoded by the exons GACGGTGGCTGCCGAGGTGCGGAAGCAGGTGTCCCGGGAACGCAGTGGCTCTCCCCACTCCAGCAGGCGCTGCAGCAGCTCCCTGGGG GTCCCACTGACTGAAGTCATTGAGCCACTGGACTTTGAGGATGTGCTCCTGAGCCGGCCGCCAGATGCAGAGCCTGGGCCACTCCGGGACCTGGTCGAGTTTCCAGCTGATGACCtggagctgctgctgcagccccgGGAATGCCGCACCACGGAGCCTGGGATCCCCGAGGATGG AAAGCTGGATGCCCAGGTGAGGGCTGCCGTGGAGATGTACACGGAGGACTGGATCATCGCCCACAGGAG GTACCAGCACCTGAGTGCAGCATACAGCCCCATCACCCTAGAGACGCAGCGAGAGAGGCAGAAGGGCCTCACCCGCCAGGTCTTCGAGCAGGACGCTTCTGGGGATGAGAGGTCCAGCCCGGACGACTCG GATGACCCCCGGCACTCCTCAGGCTCCCCAGACGACACCCCACGAAGCAGTGGTGCCTCTGGCATCTTCGACCTGAGGAACTTGGCAGCCGACTCATTGCTGCCCTCACTGCTGGAGCGCATGGCCCCGGAGGATGTGGACCGGCGCAATGAGGCCCTGCGGCGGCAGCACCGGTCCCGTGCCCTGCTCACCCTCTACCCGGCGCCCGACGAG GATGAGGCCGTGGAACGCTGCAGCCGCCCGGAGCCACCCCGAGAGCACTTTGGACAGAGGATCCTGGTCAAGTGTCTGTCGCTTAA GTTCGAGATAGAAATCGAGCCCATCTTTGGCATCTTGGCCCTGTACGACGTGCGGGAGAAGAAGAAG ATCTCGGAGAACTTCTACTTTGACCTGAACTCAGACTCCATGAAGGGGCTACTGCGGGCCCATGGCACCCATCCTGCCATCTCCACCCTGGCCCGCTCTGCCATCTTCTCCGTGACCTATCCCTCGCCCGACATCTTCTTGGTCATCAAG CTGGAGAAGGTGCTGCAGCAGGGGGACATCAGCGAGTGCTGCGAGCCCTACATGGTGATGAAGGAGGTGGACACAGCCAAG AACAAAGAGAAGCTAGAGAAGCTGCGCCTGGGGGCTGAGCAGTTCTGCACCCGTCTGGGCCGCTACCGCATGCCCTTTGCCTGGACGGCGGTGCACCTGGCCAACATTGTGAGCAGCGCGGGCCAGTCGGACCGGGACTCGGACTCGGAGGGCG AGCGCCGACCCACTTGGACTGACCGCCGCCGTCGGGGGCCCCAGGACCGGACGAGTAGCGGGGACGACGCCTGCAGCTTCTCCGGCTTCCGCCCAGCCACGCTAACTGTCACCAACTTCTTTAAGCAG GAAGCTGAGCGGCTCAGTGATGAGGACCTCTTCAAGTTCCTGGCTGACATGCGGCGCCCGACATCCCTGCTGCGGCGCCTGCGGCCCGTGACCG cccagctcaAGATTGAcatctccccagcccctgagAACCCCCACTTCTGCCTCTCCCCGGAGCTGCTTCATGTCAAGCCCTACCCAGACCCCAGGGGTCGGCCCACCAAGGAGATTCTGGAGTTCCCCGCCCGTGAGGTCTACGCCCCCCACACCAGCTACAG GAACCTGCTGTACGTGTACCCGCACAGCCTCAACTTCAGCAGCCGCCAGGGCTCCGTGCGCAACCTCACTGTGCGAGTGCAGTACATGGCGGGCGAGGACCCCAGCCAGGCCCTGCCG GTCATCTTTGGCAAGTCCAGCTGCAGCGAATTCACCCGCGAGGCCTTCACACCAGTGGTCTACCATAACAA GTCCCCTGAATTCTACGAGGAATTTAAGCTGCGTCTTCCGGCCTGTGTGACCGAGAACCACCACCTGCTGTTCACCTTCTACCACGTCAGCTGCCAGCCCCGGCCAGGCACGGCCCTGGAGACTCCTGTGGGCTTTACT TGGATCCCACTGCTGCAGCACGGCCGCCTGAGGACCGGCCCCTTCTGCCTCCCTGTGTCCGTGGATCAGCCCCCGCCCAGCTACTCCGTGCTCACACCGGAC GTGGCGCTGCCGGGCATGCGCTGGGTGGATGGCCACAAGGGTGTGTTCAGCGTGGAGCTCACGGCTGTGTCGTCTGTGCACCCCCAG GACCCCTACCTGGACAAATTCTTCACCCTGGTGCACGTCCTGGAGGAAGGGGCCTTTCCATTCCGGCTCAAGGATGCCGTGCTGAGCGAGAGCACCGTGGAACAGGAGCTGCGGGCCAGCCTGGTGGCCCTGCGACTCGCCAGCCCTGAACCCCTTGTCGCCTTCTCCCACCACGTACTGGACAAGCTCGTACGCCTGGTCGTGCGGCCCCCCATCATCGGCGGCCAGATCG TAAACCTGGGTCGTGTAGCCTTTGAAGCAATGGCTCATGTAGTCAGCCTCGTCCACCGGAGCCTGGAGGCTGCCCAGGATGCCCGTGGTCACTGCCCACTGCTGGCTGCCTATGTCTACTATGCCTTCCGACTGCCTGGCACGGAGCCCAGCCTCCCAGGTG GGGCCCCTAAAGTGACGCTGCAGCCTGCCACGCTGGCCCATGGCCCTGGCCGCCCCGCAAGCCTCTACCTGGCCCGCTCTAAGAGTATCAGCAGCAGCAACCCTGACCTGGCCGTGGCCCCTGGCTCCGTGGATGACGAGGTCTCCCGCATCCTGGCCAGCAAG GGTATCGACCGCTCACACTCCTGGGTGAATTCTGCTTATGCTCCAGGAGGCAGCAAGGCGGTGCTGCGACGGGCACCCCCTTATTGTGGGGCCGACCCCAGACAG GCCATCGACCGCAGCTCTAGCCGAACCTCTTCCTACCTCGAGGGCTCCTCCTCGACCCCACCAGCCACCCAGCCGAGACCCACTGTGCAGAAG ctgctTCACGAGGAGCTGGCCCTGCAGTGGGTGGTCAGCGGCAGTGCCGTGCGCGAGGCTGTCCTGCAGCATGCCTGGTTCTTCTTCCAGCTCATG gtgaaAAGCATGGCGCTGCACCTGCTTCTGGGCCAGAAGCTGGACACACCCCGCAAGCTTCGCTTCCCTGGGCGCTTCCTGGATGACATTGCTGCCCTGGTGGGCTCTGTGGGCCTGGAGGTCATCACCCGCGTCCACAAG GACGTGGAGCTGGCCGAGCACCTCAACGCCAGCCTGGCCTTCTTCCTCAGTGATCTGCTGTCCCTGGTGGACCGCGGCTTTGTCTTCAGCCTGGTCCGGGCTCACTACAAGCAG GTGGCCACACGGCTGCAGTCGGCTCCCAACCCGGCGGTGCTGCTGACCCTGCGCATGGACTTCACCCGCATCCTATGCGGCCACGAGCACTACGTGACCCTCAACCTCCCTTGCTGCCCCCTGTCACCCCCGGCCTCACCCTCGCCCTCCGTATCTTCCACCACCTCGCAG AGCTCCACCTTTTCCAGCCAGACCCCAGACCCCAAGGTGATCAGCATGTTCGAGCTGAGTGGGTCGTTCCGGCAGCAGCACTTCCTGGCTGGGCTCCTGCTGACGGaactggccctggccctggaacCTGAGGCCGAGGG GGCGTCCCTGCTGCACAAGAAGGCCATCAGTGCTGTCCACAGCCTGCTCTGTGGCCATGATGCTGACCCCCGCTACGCCGAGGCCACTGTGAAGGCCCGGGTGGCCGAGCTATACCTGCCACTGCTGTCACTGGCGCGGGACACACTGCCACGGCTGCATGACTTTGCTG AGGGTCCAGGTCAGCGGTCAAGACTGGCCTCTATGCTCGACTCAGACACAGAAGGGGAAGGGGACATGGGAGGCACCATCAAcccctcagtggccatggccatCGCTGGTGGCCCCCTGGCCCCTGGCTCCCGGGCCAGCATCTCCCAGGGCCCAGCGACA gCTGCTCGCTCGGGCTGTGCCCTCTCCGCCGAGTCTAGTCGGACCTTGCTGGTGTGTGTGCTGTGGGTCTTGAAGAATGCTGAGCCAGCCCTGCTGCAGCGCTGGGCTGCGGACCTGGCCCTCCCTCAACTGGGTCGTCTCTTGGACTTGCTGTACCTCTGTCTGGCTGCCTTTGAATACAAG GGGAAAAAGGCCTTTGAACGTATCAACAGTCTCACGTTCAAGAAGTCACTGGACATGAAGGCCCGGCTGGAGGAAGCTATCTTGGGCACCATTGGAGCCCGACAGGAGATGGTGCGACGGAGCCGTG AGAGGAGCCCATTTGGGAACCAGGAGAATGTACGCTGGCGGAAGAGCGTCACACACTGGAGACAAACCTCGGACCGTGTGGACAA GACCAAGGATGAAATGGAACACGAGGCCTTGGTGGACGGGAACCTGGCAACCGAGGCAAGCCTGGTAGTTCTGGATACACTGGAGATCATCGTGCAG ACGGTGATGCTGTCAGAGGCCCGGGAGAGTATCTTGGGCGCGGTACTGAAGGTTGTGTTGTACAGTCTGGGCAGTGCCCAGAGTGCCCTCTTCTTGCAGCACGGCCTGGCCACACAGCGGGCCCTGGTATCCAAG TTCCCAGAGCTGCTGTTTGAGGAGGACACAGAGCTGTGTGCCGACCTCTGCTTGAGGCTCCTGCGACACTGCGGCAGCCGCATCAGCGCCATCCGTACGCACGCCAGCGCCTCCCTCTACCTCCTCATGCGCCAGAATTTCGAGATTGGCCAC AACTTTGCCCGCGTGAAGATGCAAGTGACCATGTCACTTTCGTCCCTGGTGGGGACAACGCAGAACTTCAGCGAAGAGCACCTGCGACGTTCACTCAAGACCATCCTCACCTATGCCGAGGAGGATGTGGGGCTGCGGGACAGCACCTTTGCTGAACAG GTCCAGGACCTGATGTTCAACTTGCACATGATCCTGACTGACACGGTGAAGATGAAGGAGCATCAGGAGGACCCGGAAATGCTCATTGACCTCATGTACAG GATTGCCCGGGGCTACCAGGGCTCCCCAGACCTGCGGCTGACATGGCTGCAGAACATGGCGGGGAAGCACGCAGAGCTGGGCAACCACGCGGAGGCTGCGCAGTGCATGGTTCACGCGGCCGCCCTGGTGGCCGAGTACCTCGCTCTGCTGGAGGACAGCCGCCACCTGCCTGTGGGCTGTGTTTCCTTCCAG aacATCTCGTCCAACGTGCTGGAGGAGTCCGCCATCTCTGACGACATCCTGTCGCCTGATGAGGAGGGCTTCTGTTCCGGGAAGCACTTCACGGAGCTGGGGCTGGTGGGGCTGCTGGAACAGGCGGCCGCCTACTTCACCATG GGTGGGCTCTACGAGGCAGTGAATGAGGTCTACAAGACCCTCATCCCCATCCTGGAAGCCCACCGCGACTACAAGAAGCTGGCTGCTGTGCACGGCAAACTGCAGGAGGCCTTCACCAAGATCATGCACCAG AGCTCCGGCTGGGAG CGTGTGTTCGGGACATATTTCCGCGTGGGCTTCTACGGTGCCCGCTTTGGTGACCTAGATGAACAGGAGTTCGTGTACAAGGAGCCATCCATCACGAAGCTGGCCGAGATCTCACACCGGCTGGAG GAGTTCTACACGGAGAGATTTGGGGAGGACGTGGTCCAGATCATCAAAGATTCTAACCCTGTGGACAAGACCAAGCTGGACCCCCAGAAG GCCTACATCCAGATCACGTATGTGGAGCCGCATTTCGACACCTATGAGCTCAAGGACCGGGTGACCTACTTCGACCGCAACTACGGGCTGCGAACCTTCCTGTTCTGCACGCCCTTCACGCCGGACGGGCGCGCACACGGAGAGCTGCCTGAGCAGCACAAGCGCAAGACGCTGCTCAGCACAGATCACGCCTTCCCCTACATCAAGACACGAATCCGCGTGTGCCACCGGGAGGAG ACAGTGCTGACGCCAGTAGAGGTGGCCATTGAGGACATGCAGAAGAAGACCCGGGAGCTGGCCTTCGCCACCGAGCAGGACCCGCCTGATGCCAAAATGCTGCAGATGGTGCTGCAGGGCTCCGTGGGGCCCACTGTAAACCAG GGTCCACTGGAGGTGGCCCAGGTGTTTTTGGCCGAGATCCCGCAAGACCCTAAGCTCTTCAGGCATCACAACAAGCTGCGGCTCTGTTTCAAGGACTTCTGCAAGAA GTGCGAGGATGCGCTGCGGAAGAACAAAGCCCTGATTGGGCCGGACCAGAAGGAGTACCACCGTGAGCTGGAGCGCAACTACTCCCGCCTGCGGGAGGCTCTGCAGCCTCTGCTCACCCAGCGCCTGCCTCAGCTGCTGGTGCCAAACACAGCCGGCTTCAG GAACTCCTTGAACAGAGCAAGTTTCCGGAAGGCTGACCTCTGA